From the genome of Oscillospiraceae bacterium:
TGACGTTCATGACAATGCAGCCGGCATCAGCCGGCAGCTTGCCCATGGGCACTGTACGGTCGGTGCAGGCCTTGATCAGCACTTTTTCAGCGCCCTGCGGGTAGGTTGCCTTCAGCGGCAGCACACCGACACTGTGGTCGCTGTTTCGGCTGTCGGCAGCCAGCAGACCGTTCAGCTTCTCAATCACCTGCGGCTTGTTCTTTTCCACGGCGATAATCGCGCGGGAAAGCTTCAGCATTTTCTTTACCGTAAAGACACCATCCAGCACATTTGCGGAATCTTCCAGTGCTTCACGGTTGTCGGCGGTCAGGTAAGGTTCGCACTCGGCTACGTTGATAATCAGCGTATCCACTGTTTTTCCTTCCGGCACATTCAGCTTGACATGCGTCGGGAAGCCGGCGCCGCCCAAACCGACCAGACCAGAGTCGTGCACGGCCTGCAGAAAGCTCTTCAGGTCGGTTACTTCTGGTGCTTTCAGGTCCGGACAGGGCTCCATTTTTCCGTCGGACTCTATGATGACTGCGTCACCATAGCCGCCGCTGCTCAGCTGAATCTTTTTGACAGCTTTTACCTTACCGGAAACGCTTGCGTGGATCGGCGCACTGACAAAGGCCTTGCTGTCCCCAATTTTTTGGCCTACCGTCACTAAGTCGCCGGGCTTTACCAGCGGAGTGCAGGGCGCACCCACATGCATCTGCATGGGGATAGCAACTTCTGCAGGGGCTGGCATAACCACAGATTCGATCTGCGCGGTATGCTTCCGATGGGGAACGGCGGCACCGCCGTGCGTTCGGAATGGCTTTTTTGGAAAGCTCAATTCCATACTTTTCCCTCCAATACTACATCACTTGCATCTATATCCACTATCTGAAAACAGATAGGAATACACAATTTAAATAATCTCACAAATTGAAACACTTGTAAATGATTTTTCCCGCTGTTTTTCGAAAAAAAGATAAAAAACAGGAAAAGAAACGAAAAGTTTGTCCTCATGGGCGAAAGCGCTCTAAAAGAGGGGAGACTGTGCGCAGCACTAAGCCGGTCACAATCCCGGCTGCAATACCAAAAATCAGAAGCCACGGTGCATAGTAACCAACCGCCGGTGTTGTCAGTAAAACAGCGACGCCCAGCTGTGCCATGTTGTGTGTCAGCGCGCCCGCTACGCCCAGGCCGAGCATGCCAAAAGGCTTTTTCTGCGGGCGCAGCAGAAGCCACATCACAAAGGTGCTTGCAAGGCCGCCGGCGGTACTCATAAAGAAAGCAACCGCGCCCTGCATGCAGCCGGTAAATAAACCTTTTAATAACGCGATGCACAGCGCGGGCAGCAGCCCGACCGTACCCGCGGCGTACATGGTAACAATGTTGGAAAGGCCCAGCTTGGCCCCTGGCGGCAGCATGGGCAGTGGGGGAATCATTGCCTCCAGTGCAGAAAGCACCAGTGCCAAAGCCCCCAGCATGCCGATAAAGGCGACCCGCCGTGTTGTTGTGGAAATACGAAGTTTATCACGCATAAGATTCAGCCAGTGGTGCCGTCCACCTCACTTTTTGCGCCGGTCAGGCGTACACTAACTTTTGCAGGCAGGCACACAGCCGCCTGCCCGGGTTTTGTCAGCTTGCCCGTGCGCACGCATACCTGATCGGGACAGTCAGAATGGGAAAACGAAATTTTTCCCGGTTCCAGCAGCAGCCGAATATGATAGCTGCCGCCGATATTGACTGTCTGTGTCTTTGTCTGCTGAGAAAGATTATAGGTATGGGTAATCTTTCCGTTTTCCTCTACCACGGCGGTCACTGTTTGTGCAGATGCGTGAAAGCTGTTCCACAGCAGCAGGCCCGCCGCAAGCAGCAGCACCGGCAGAATAATCAACAGATCTTTTTTATGAAAAAGTTTTCTCATAAGCGTTATTTAGCCAGCCGGTAACTGGATGTGTTTGTCAGCTGGAAAGAATCTTTCAAGCCGGAAGAAACCGTTACATTTCCGGCTGTATCGATGTATATGGTTTCAGCACCGTAGGATTTTGCCAGAGCGGTGCCTTTGTCTTTGCCCAAAACATAGCATGCAGTGGAAAGCGCGTCACTTAAAGCGCCGTTTTTGCAGACAACTGTTACAGAAACCAGCCCGTTGTTTTGCGGCATGCCGGTTTTGGGGTTGAGCAGGTGGTGGTACGTCTTGCCATTCGCTGTAAATTCTTTTTCATATGTACCAGAAGTAGATACAAACTGACCGCCCTGCAGCGCAATGGTTCCCACGCTGCCAGTGTCGCTGTCGCTGGTCTTTGGGTCACGCACGGCGACGCTCCAGCCGGAGTTATCCGGCTTGTTGCCATACAGACCAATGCTGCCGCCTACAGCGACCACTGCGGCAGTGATGTTCTTTTTACTGTAGGCTTCCAGTACTTTGTCACACGCGGCGCCTTTGCCCACTGCACCTAGATCCACTCCATTATAGTGCATTTTTAAAGAAGCAGTATTATCAGAAGTGTTGAGGCGCAGATTTTGGTAGCCGACATGAGAAAGCGCATTTTTCAGTTCCGCGGCGGTTGGTACATGTTTTTTGCCGTCAAAATCCCACAAAGAGGTGAGCGGCAGCACCGTGGGGTCAAAGGCACCATCGGTTTGCTGAGCAAGCTTCTGCGACATCTGCAGCAGGGAAATTGTGTAGCTGTCTAGCGTTTTCCACACTGTGCCGGAAGCATCGTTCAGGTTTGCAATATCGCTGTCCTGCACCCGCCATGAAATTTTGTCTTCCAGTGAAGTGACCGCCTGCGAGCCGGCGCTTGCGGCGGATTGTGCCTCTTTGCCGTAAACCGTTTGCTGTATGTAGGTACCCATGGCATAAGAAGTGCTGCTGTAGCTTTGCGCACGGTAGCCAAAGCGTGCCCATACGACAGCCAGAATAACAATCACTGCACCCAGCACACAGCACAGAACAATTGTGATTTTTTTATGTTTTGTGAGATTTGGCATGTATTTTACCTTATCCTTTTTCAAAATGACGGGCAGACGACAAAAAAGGGCACACAACTGCGCCCTCTTTGCCGCTGTGCAGAACAAAACAAAAAGTAATTTCATAATGCATGAAATATACATGAAATTTTGGTTGGACCACATAAAAAAGATACATCGATATTATAACACAACTTTGTAAATTGTCCAGTAGCCTGCAAAAGGCAGAAACTGTGTTTTTTTAGCAGGGAAGGCAATACCCGCCATTCCATTTCCCTGCAGATTGTGATATACTAAATACTCTTATAATTGTATACGAATATATATCTTATCAGCTATCAGCCCGAAAGGAGCAAAAGCCCTATGGCCCCAGCCCTAAAAAAAGTGAAGCAGTACCTTGCCAGCTACGGTTTGGCAGACCGCGTCTGTGAGTTCGCAGAGAGCAGCGCAACTGTTGAGCAGGCTGCACATGTTTTGCAGACAGAGCCCGCACGCATTGCAAAGACTATTTCTCTGAGAAGAGAAGCGGGATGCGTGCTTGTCGTCACCAGCGGCGACACAAAAATTGATAATGCAAAGTACAAAAAAACATTTTCACAGCGGCCTAAAATGCTTTCTGTTGCCGAGGTAGAGCCACTTACAGGCTACCGCATCGGCGGCGTTTGCCCGTTTTGCTGTGCGGAAAATGCACGCGTTTACTTAGATGTTTCTCTGCGCCGCTTCGATACGGTTTACCCTGCGGCGGGCACTGCAAACTCAGCCGTCAGGCTTTCCTGTGAAGAACTGGAAGAGGCAAGCGGCGCGGCCGGGTGGGTCGATGTCTGCCGGCCGGCCGTAAAGCCGGCGGAGGCGCAGCCATGAGAATGCGTGCAAAACCGTGGGCTGGTCCGGAACTGGACGCCTGCCCCTTTTTTCTGCGCGGTCCGCAGCGCATGAAAAATCAATGGCTGGGGTGGTTTACGCGCCGGCAGCCGCTGCACGTAGAGCTCGGCTGCGGCAAAGGCTGGTTTTTAGCGGGGCTTGGCCCGCAGCATCCAGAAATCAATTATCTTGGCATTGACATGAAGGATGCGGTCCTGGCGCCCGGCAAGCGGATGATTGAGGCAACCTATGGTGAAAAGCCAATCGACAATCTCGCCCTGACTGCCTACGATATTTCCCGCCTGCCGGACATGATGGGAGACAAGGACCGCATTTCGCGCCTTTACATTAATTTTTGCAATCCGTGGCCGAAGCCGCGCCATCACAAGCGCCGCCTTACGCATTCGCGGCAGCTGGCGCTTTACCGCCCCCTGCTGGAGCCAGGCGCGGAGCTTTGGTTTAAAACCGATGATGAGCCGCTGTTTCAGGCCACTCTGCAGTATCTGCAGGAGTCTGGCTTTGCTGTTTTGCAGCAGACACAGGACCTGCACGCGGACAAATCCGCTTTTGGCAGCGAGATGTATGTGATGACTGAACACGAAAAGATGTTTACAGAGCGCGGTATTCCTATTAAGGCGCTGCGGGCACGCATGCTTCCACAGGAAAAAACCGCAAATTTATAAAATCTCTTTGTACTCTGTTTTTTCTTGGCAGGGAAAGAGCCGGTACAGGCTGTAATGCCTGTACCGGCTCTTTCTTTACGGGGATCATGCGGTGGGCAGATGGGCTGTCTGCCATCGCGAAAAAGGAGAAAGCTTAATCAATGGAGATCTGTGTGCTGGCTGGTTGCGATGCGCGCTTTTTCGGCATTGTCAGAGTCAGAATGCCATTTTCAAGCTTTGCACTGATTTTGCCGGCATCTATTTCGGAAATATCAAACGAGCGGCTCAAATTGTTCATCGGGCGTTCCCGGCGGATAAAGTGTTCGCTCTGGTTTTGGGCATCTTCTTTATGTTCGGCATCAATGGTCAGGCAGTCTTTTTCAACGCTGATCTTGATTTCCTCTTTGCTGAAGCCCGGCAATTCGGCCTGGGCAATGTAAGTATCGCCGGTGTCGCAGATATCGGTGCGGCAGGGGGCAACGTTGTTTTTCTTGCCGCGGAAAAAGTCATCATCAAAGCGGTTGTATAAATCAAAAGGTGCTA
Proteins encoded in this window:
- the rsxC gene encoding electron transport complex subunit RsxC, with product MELSFPKKPFRTHGGAAVPHRKHTAQIESVVMPAPAEVAIPMQMHVGAPCTPLVKPGDLVTVGQKIGDSKAFVSAPIHASVSGKVKAVKKIQLSSGGYGDAVIIESDGKMEPCPDLKAPEVTDLKSFLQAVHDSGLVGLGGAGFPTHVKLNVPEGKTVDTLIINVAECEPYLTADNREALEDSANVLDGVFTVKKMLKLSRAIIAVEKNKPQVIEKLNGLLAADSRNSDHSVGVLPLKATYPQGAEKVLIKACTDRTVPMGKLPADAGCIVMNVTSVATLAAYLKTGMPLVKKRLTVDGGAVKDPKNVIVPIGTYIRDIMNFVGMKTEPAKLLIGGPMMGMAAPTFDAPVQKQNNGLLFLSEEESHIPEPSACIRCGRCVQGCPMHLMPTRLEEYVKARDVEALQKFDVMDCMECGTCAYNCPAGRPLVQAIRLGKGLVKAGGAKK
- a CDS encoding Gx transporter family protein, yielding MRDKLRISTTTRRVAFIGMLGALALVLSALEAMIPPLPMLPPGAKLGLSNIVTMYAAGTVGLLPALCIALLKGLFTGCMQGAVAFFMSTAGGLASTFVMWLLLRPQKKPFGMLGLGVAGALTHNMAQLGVAVLLTTPAVGYYAPWLLIFGIAAGIVTGLVLRTVSPLLERFRP
- a CDS encoding NusG domain II-containing protein; this translates as MRKLFHKKDLLIILPVLLLAAGLLLWNSFHASAQTVTAVVEENGKITHTYNLSQQTKTQTVNIGGSYHIRLLLEPGKISFSHSDCPDQVCVRTGKLTKPGQAAVCLPAKVSVRLTGAKSEVDGTTG
- a CDS encoding FAD:protein FMN transferase, translated to MPNLTKHKKITIVLCCVLGAVIVILAVVWARFGYRAQSYSSTSYAMGTYIQQTVYGKEAQSAASAGSQAVTSLEDKISWRVQDSDIANLNDASGTVWKTLDSYTISLLQMSQKLAQQTDGAFDPTVLPLTSLWDFDGKKHVPTAAELKNALSHVGYQNLRLNTSDNTASLKMHYNGVDLGAVGKGAACDKVLEAYSKKNITAAVVAVGGSIGLYGNKPDNSGWSVAVRDPKTSDSDTGSVGTIALQGGQFVSTSGTYEKEFTANGKTYHHLLNPKTGMPQNNGLVSVTVVCKNGALSDALSTACYVLGKDKGTALAKSYGAETIYIDTAGNVTVSSGLKDSFQLTNTSSYRLAK
- a CDS encoding YbaK/EbsC family protein, whose translation is MAPALKKVKQYLASYGLADRVCEFAESSATVEQAAHVLQTEPARIAKTISLRREAGCVLVVTSGDTKIDNAKYKKTFSQRPKMLSVAEVEPLTGYRIGGVCPFCCAENARVYLDVSLRRFDTVYPAAGTANSAVRLSCEELEEASGAAGWVDVCRPAVKPAEAQP
- the trmB gene encoding tRNA (guanosine(46)-N7)-methyltransferase TrmB, whose product is MRMRAKPWAGPELDACPFFLRGPQRMKNQWLGWFTRRQPLHVELGCGKGWFLAGLGPQHPEINYLGIDMKDAVLAPGKRMIEATYGEKPIDNLALTAYDISRLPDMMGDKDRISRLYINFCNPWPKPRHHKRRLTHSRQLALYRPLLEPGAELWFKTDDEPLFQATLQYLQESGFAVLQQTQDLHADKSAFGSEMYVMTEHEKMFTERGIPIKALRARMLPQEKTANL
- a CDS encoding Hsp20/alpha crystallin family protein, whose product is MMFDLAPFDLYNRFDDDFFRGKKNNVAPCRTDICDTGDTYIAQAELPGFSKEEIKISVEKDCLTIDAEHKEDAQNQSEHFIRRERPMNNLSRSFDISEIDAGKISAKLENGILTLTMPKKRASQPASTQISID